From Rhodococcus sp. B7740:
TCGCCCAGTCTCAGCGACACCACGCTCCTCGGTGAAGCCACACTGCAGAACGGCCGCACCGACATCGCCCTGAGCGACGCGGAGCCGACCGCGAACGTGCTCGTCTGGATCACCCGACTCGGCGAGCAGGGCGGCCGCATCGCCACCTCGATCTCCGGGATCGGTTTCGACTCCTAAATCGGGCTTTCGGTAGCCGATACCGACTTGTTTCGTACTTCGCGGTCTCGATGGCTTAGGCTCCCCCCAATGCGTTAACACGGGGGGAGCCGTTTTCGTATGACCGAACGTTTCGATTCGGCGCCAGGGGAGCGCACGGATGCGGAGCTTCTTGCTGCCCATGCGGCCGGGGAGCCGAATGCCTTCGCCACGCTGATCTACCGACATCACGAACATCTGTGGCTGACGGCTCGACGCACCAGCTACACGCCCGAGGACGCCTCCGATGCTCTGCAGGAGGCACTGCTCTCCGCTCACCGCACGGCCGGGTCGTTTCGCGCCGACGCCGCGGTGCGAAGTTGGTTACACAAGATCGTCGTCAATGCCTGCCTGGACCGCATCCGAAGAAACAAGGCTCGGCCGTCGGTTCCGTTGAGCGAGAACGAAAGTCACGAGCCCGTTTCGCCCAGGGACCGGATCTCCGAGACGGAGACGAGCATTCTCGTTCGACAGGCTCTGATGACGTTGCCACCCGACCAACGCGCAGCCGTCGTCATCGTGGACATGGAGGGCTATTCGGTGGCCGACGCTGCCGTGTTGCTCGGTGTTCCCACCGGTACCGTCAAGAGTCGATGCGCCCGCGGCCGCCTCAAACTCTCGACACAGCTCGCGTATCTGAAAGATGCAGGGAACCGAATCTGACCCTCTCGCGTCTATACCGTGTGAGAGGGAAAGCAGATTCGGCGGAGGGAGGCAGGAACGT
This genomic window contains:
- the sigM gene encoding RNA polymerase sigma factor SigM; amino-acid sequence: MTERFDSAPGERTDAELLAAHAAGEPNAFATLIYRHHEHLWLTARRTSYTPEDASDALQEALLSAHRTAGSFRADAAVRSWLHKIVVNACLDRIRRNKARPSVPLSENESHEPVSPRDRISETETSILVRQALMTLPPDQRAAVVIVDMEGYSVADAAVLLGVPTGTVKSRCARGRLKLSTQLAYLKDAGNRI